A section of the Metabacillus endolithicus genome encodes:
- a CDS encoding sensor histidine kinase yields MNSSQKIDSNLLDEILDKMIGTVAGSKDEIFIIGEQSRQQYESLVEELVEIKKQVNTVIDEGDKLEVQARLARNRLSQVSKNFKDFSEDEIREAYEKAHKLQVEHSMLQQHEKQLRDRRDDLERRLLGLQEIIERSEALVGQISVVLNYLNSDLRQVGMLLEDAQQKQDFGLRIIEAQEEERKRVSREIHDGPAQMLANVMMRSELIERIYRERGAEEGFKEIRNLRKNVRNALYEVRRIIYDLRPMALDDLGLIPTLRKYMDTIEEYNGKTKIHFQSIGEIDGHRLPPRFEVALFRLAQEAVTNALKHADANEIAVKVEVTCESITMIVKDDGKGFNIKEAKGNKDKKSFGLIGMKERVDLLGGKMTIDSKTGLGTFIMFQVPYHGT; encoded by the coding sequence ATGAACTCCAGTCAAAAAATAGATAGTAATTTACTTGATGAAATATTAGACAAAATGATTGGGACGGTTGCTGGAAGTAAGGATGAAATCTTTATAATCGGTGAACAGTCCAGACAGCAGTATGAGTCTTTAGTAGAAGAGTTAGTTGAAATTAAAAAGCAAGTGAATACGGTGATTGATGAGGGAGATAAGTTAGAGGTTCAAGCTCGTCTTGCCCGAAACCGACTTTCACAGGTAAGTAAAAATTTCAAAGACTTTTCTGAAGATGAAATTCGTGAAGCCTATGAAAAAGCTCATAAGCTTCAGGTAGAGCACTCTATGCTTCAGCAGCACGAAAAGCAGCTTCGTGATCGCCGTGATGACTTGGAAAGACGGTTGCTAGGTCTTCAGGAAATTATTGAAAGATCTGAAGCGCTTGTTGGGCAAATTTCCGTTGTTTTAAATTATTTAAACAGCGATCTTCGACAGGTTGGTATGCTGTTAGAGGATGCCCAGCAGAAGCAGGATTTTGGCTTGCGTATCATTGAGGCACAGGAAGAAGAAAGAAAACGTGTGTCTAGAGAGATTCATGATGGACCAGCGCAAATGCTTGCGAACGTGATGATGCGCTCTGAATTAATTGAACGTATTTATCGTGAAAGAGGAGCGGAGGAAGGCTTTAAAGAAATCCGCAACCTGCGAAAAAATGTCCGAAATGCTTTATATGAGGTAAGAAGAATTATTTATGACCTAAGACCAATGGCTTTAGATGACTTAGGACTTATTCCAACCCTCAGAAAATATATGGACACGATCGAAGAATATAATGGAAAAACCAAAATTCATTTTCAAAGCATTGGCGAAATTGATGGACACCGACTTCCACCGCGATTTGAGGTTGCGTTATTCCGGCTAGCACAAGAAGCTGTCACAAATGCACTAAAGCATGCGGATGCAAATGAAATTGCAGTGAAAGTGGAGGTTACATGTGAATCAATTACAATGATTGTAAAAGATGATGGAAAAGGGTTTAATATTAAGGAAGCAAAAGGAAATAAAGATAAAAAATCTTTTGGACTGATTGGAATGAAGGAACGAGTCGATCTTCTCGGCGGAAAGATGACGATTGACTCAAAAACAGGATTAGGGACTTTTATCATGTTCCAAGTCCCATATCATGGCACTTAA
- a CDS encoding LCP family protein yields MATRLKNKKVKKKKSIFKRILLFLLLVLLGVGGYTGYTIYKTYAAANQSYSELERGEKSERRETAVKVNEDPFSILLMGVEDYSSGGENGRTDTLIVVTVNPTLQTIKMLSIPRDTFVTLPEDGSETKINHAYAFGGKELTIETTEELLDIPIDYYATVSFQAFKSIVDELDGVNVNVPFDFYENSDEDGKRIYFEEGPAELDGEEALAYARMRKRDPRGDFGRNDRQKEIITAIIDKATSPANLFKIDELAMHIGDNVETNFRISQAIALQQKYPNINGDSIEKLTIEGSDEYINDIYYFIPDEEMLEEVQLELKTHLEQESTSTTPDYQN; encoded by the coding sequence GTGGCAACTAGATTAAAAAATAAAAAAGTGAAGAAAAAGAAAAGCATTTTTAAACGAATTCTTCTTTTTCTTTTACTTGTTCTTTTAGGTGTAGGCGGATATACCGGCTATACCATTTATAAAACCTATGCAGCAGCAAATCAATCGTATTCAGAATTGGAACGCGGTGAAAAATCTGAGCGAAGAGAAACAGCTGTTAAAGTAAATGAAGATCCATTTTCGATTCTTTTAATGGGTGTAGAGGATTATTCCTCCGGCGGAGAAAATGGACGTACAGATACATTAATCGTTGTAACCGTAAATCCAACACTTCAAACGATAAAAATGTTAAGTATTCCTCGTGATACATTTGTTACTCTACCGGAAGACGGTAGTGAAACAAAAATTAATCATGCTTATGCCTTTGGTGGAAAAGAGTTAACAATTGAAACAACAGAAGAACTTTTGGACATACCAATCGATTATTATGCTACTGTTAGCTTTCAAGCGTTTAAATCAATTGTCGATGAGCTTGATGGTGTTAATGTTAATGTACCTTTTGACTTTTACGAGAACAGTGATGAAGACGGTAAACGAATTTATTTTGAAGAAGGTCCTGCTGAGCTTGATGGTGAAGAAGCTCTTGCCTATGCAAGAATGAGAAAAAGAGATCCACGTGGAGACTTTGGAAGAAATGATCGTCAAAAAGAGATTATTACGGCCATTATCGACAAAGCCACCTCTCCTGCTAATTTATTTAAAATTGATGAACTAGCTATGCACATTGGCGACAATGTTGAAACGAATTTTAGAATATCACAAGCCATCGCCCTGCAACAAAAATATCCAAACATTAATGGAGACAGCATTGAAAAGCTAACAATTGAAGGCAGCGATGAGTATATTAATGATATTTATTATTTTATACCGGATGAAGAAATGCTTGAAGAAGTGCAACTTGAGCTAAAAACACATTTAGAGCAAGAATCGACAAGCACTACTCCAGATTATCAAAACTAG
- a CDS encoding SH3 domain-containing protein — MKWFRTLIAVTFLFLSIGQPYSTYAAEATEPYPFIGQVNGDTVSMHKGATMNYDVVSTLKKGEIVGVIGDFTNNLNEEWLNISVDSVKGWVKKTSVSPLEEPPSSLYASKNLADVRKGASTSYSSVETLQYGQKVTVIDSYVSTQGEIWYRIDLGSVQGWVYSEQLSKTPVIQLLQTNQSATVHSGATSSYKIIATLEENVELTIIDSFVNNQQEEWYRIQLEDGTKGWISSELTEVIQENNDTTQTYPVVYVKNVGSKIHSGALDSYRVVYLPDQNEALQVIDEFTNNNNQTWYRVELSADLKGWILATDVQEQAPS, encoded by the coding sequence TTGAAATGGTTTAGAACACTTATTGCTGTCACCTTCTTGTTTTTAAGTATCGGTCAACCGTACTCTACATATGCGGCGGAAGCAACCGAACCCTACCCCTTCATCGGTCAAGTAAACGGTGATACTGTTAGCATGCATAAAGGTGCTACGATGAATTATGATGTTGTTTCAACCTTGAAAAAAGGAGAAATTGTTGGAGTAATTGGAGATTTTACCAACAATTTAAATGAGGAATGGTTGAACATTTCTGTGGACTCCGTGAAAGGCTGGGTTAAGAAAACAAGCGTTTCACCGTTGGAGGAACCTCCTTCATCACTCTACGCAAGCAAAAATCTTGCCGATGTTAGAAAAGGAGCATCAACATCTTATTCTTCTGTTGAAACATTACAATACGGACAGAAAGTAACCGTTATTGATTCATATGTAAGCACACAAGGAGAAATTTGGTATCGCATTGATTTAGGAAGTGTACAAGGTTGGGTGTATAGTGAACAATTATCGAAAACACCTGTTATTCAATTGCTTCAAACAAATCAATCAGCAACTGTTCATAGTGGTGCAACATCTTCATACAAAATCATCGCTACCCTTGAAGAAAATGTTGAACTAACCATTATTGATTCTTTTGTCAATAACCAGCAAGAAGAATGGTATCGAATTCAGCTTGAAGATGGAACAAAAGGTTGGATCTCTTCAGAGCTTACTGAGGTCATTCAAGAGAATAATGACACAACACAAACCTACCCTGTTGTTTATGTGAAAAATGTAGGTTCAAAGATTCATAGTGGTGCACTAGATTCATATCGCGTTGTGTATCTACCAGATCAAAATGAAGCATTACAAGTGATTGATGAATTCACGAACAACAACAATCAAACATGGTATCGAGTTGAATTAAGTGCTGATTTAAAAGGCTGGATTTTAGCAACCGATGTTCAAGAACAAGCCCCTTCATGA